From Calothrix sp. PCC 6303, a single genomic window includes:
- a CDS encoding Rieske 2Fe-2S domain-containing protein, with protein MNPNFNFFQQWYPLSPVEDLEKDRPIPVKVLGINLVIWKPLSSETFQVFLDECPHRLAPLSEGRIDDQTGNLMCSYHGWQFDSQGSCTHIPQAEKAEIIAKNQDNFCVTSFPVREEQDLLWVWLDLNSVDIAATTKLPLSPLVDASKGFVWSSFVRDLEYDWQTLVENVADPSHVPFAHHGVQGNRDKAKPILMQVKDSQADIIEVETVGNFSVPTKITFEPPCRLEYAIQFGGEDKQMGLVTYCIPISPGKSRLVAQFPRNFAKRAHKLTPRWWDHINNRNLVIDGDMILLRQQEQLLQQHQRTESWKTAYKLPTGADRLVIEYRNWFDRYCGGKLPWEKVGLNGEIPQTTQSRQETLDRYTQHTQHCSSCRGALKNIQNIQKFLLGYFTISVAVVGLLPDAIRLPVGLPLILLALLCLGGYVGLKFWLEPKFYFVDYVHSEK; from the coding sequence ATGAATCCTAATTTCAACTTTTTTCAACAATGGTATCCGTTATCACCAGTAGAAGACTTAGAGAAAGATAGACCCATACCTGTGAAAGTATTGGGGATTAATCTAGTGATTTGGAAACCCCTATCATCAGAGACTTTCCAAGTATTTTTAGATGAATGTCCTCATCGTTTGGCACCTCTGAGTGAAGGCAGAATTGATGATCAAACTGGTAACTTGATGTGTAGTTATCATGGTTGGCAATTTGATTCCCAGGGAAGTTGTACCCATATTCCCCAAGCAGAAAAAGCGGAAATTATAGCTAAAAATCAAGATAATTTTTGTGTGACTTCCTTTCCAGTGCGTGAAGAACAGGATTTACTTTGGGTATGGTTAGATCTAAACTCGGTGGATATTGCTGCAACTACAAAGTTACCTTTATCACCACTAGTAGATGCAAGTAAAGGATTTGTTTGGTCTTCGTTTGTCCGTGATTTAGAGTATGATTGGCAAACATTAGTGGAAAATGTTGCCGATCCCAGTCATGTACCTTTTGCCCATCATGGAGTACAAGGAAACCGTGACAAAGCTAAACCAATATTAATGCAGGTTAAAGATTCGCAAGCGGATATAATTGAAGTGGAAACGGTTGGCAACTTTTCTGTTCCTACTAAAATTACTTTTGAACCACCTTGTCGTTTGGAATATGCAATTCAATTCGGTGGTGAAGATAAGCAAATGGGACTTGTGACTTACTGTATTCCCATATCTCCCGGAAAATCAAGACTAGTTGCTCAATTTCCGCGCAATTTTGCCAAACGTGCACACAAACTGACACCAAGATGGTGGGATCATATTAATAATCGCAACTTGGTGATTGATGGGGATATGATTTTGTTACGTCAACAAGAACAATTATTGCAGCAGCATCAAAGAACTGAAAGCTGGAAAACTGCCTACAAACTACCAACAGGTGCCGATCGTTTGGTGATAGAATATCGCAATTGGTTTGATCGGTATTGTGGTGGAAAGTTACCTTGGGAGAAAGTTGGGTTGAATGGTGAAATTCCCCAAACTACTCAAAGTCGTCAAGAGACTTTAGATCGCTATACCCAACATACGCAACACTGTAGTAGTTGTCGTGGTGCGTTGAAAAATATTCAGAATATCCAAAAGTTTTTGTTGGGATATTTTACTATCAGTGTTGCAGTGGTTGGATTGCTTCCAGATGCGATACGCTTGCCTGTGGGTTTACCATTAATTTTACTGGCTTTACTGTGTTTGGGAGGATATGTTGGGTTGAAATTTTGGTTAGAACCGAAATTTTATTTTGTGGATTATGTGCATTCAGAAAAATAA
- a CDS encoding TldD/PmbA family protein has translation MPNITEITTAAKTNASKLGIKKFDIYGSTVDSTSVQVDQGEPKQVKASNLSGVIVRVWNDENTMGVTSTTDVDPKGLELALKTAYEASFFGVKDNVPDFSPEATTPIAVKPNKKATPAQVSTLIESLVTAEKELLAAHPAITGVPYNNLAQRDVDRFYLNSDGAMRTESHCMSSVYLYSKTEQEGKKPRSAGAFRISHKLEELDVQGCIKETADKTISHLNYEKIPTGKYTVVFSPDAFLDLLGAFSNLFNAQSILDKQSLSTPDDIGKAIASPLLCLCDDALHPANLGAETFDGEGTPTRKVSLIENGVLTSFLHSSGTAKRMNANPTGNANIGAKVSVSPNFYHVYRGADAEKEFSLETAENVIFIDNLQALHAGVKSLQGSFSLPFDGWVVNKGVKTSIESATVAGDFLEVMKSIVFVEKEPELTPGGICPRIWVEGLSITGES, from the coding sequence ATGCCAAACATCACCGAAATCACCACCGCAGCCAAAACCAACGCCAGCAAACTTGGTATCAAAAAATTCGACATATACGGCTCCACCGTAGATTCCACCAGCGTCCAAGTAGATCAAGGCGAACCCAAACAAGTCAAAGCCTCCAACCTATCCGGAGTCATAGTTAGAGTTTGGAACGACGAAAACACCATGGGAGTCACCAGCACCACCGACGTAGATCCCAAAGGCTTAGAACTCGCCCTGAAAACAGCCTACGAAGCCAGCTTCTTCGGTGTAAAAGATAACGTTCCCGACTTCAGCCCCGAAGCCACAACCCCCATCGCCGTCAAACCCAACAAAAAAGCCACTCCAGCCCAAGTTTCTACCCTCATTGAAAGCCTAGTCACCGCCGAGAAAGAACTCCTAGCCGCCCACCCAGCCATCACCGGAGTGCCCTACAATAACCTAGCTCAAAGGGACGTAGATAGGTTCTACCTCAACAGCGATGGAGCAATGCGAACCGAATCTCACTGCATGTCATCAGTATATTTGTATAGTAAAACTGAACAAGAAGGTAAAAAACCTCGCAGTGCAGGTGCATTTAGAATTAGTCATAAACTGGAAGAACTAGACGTTCAAGGTTGCATCAAAGAAACAGCCGACAAAACCATTAGCCATCTCAACTACGAGAAAATCCCCACCGGAAAATACACAGTTGTATTCTCCCCCGATGCCTTCCTGGATTTACTAGGTGCATTCTCCAACTTATTCAACGCCCAAAGCATCCTCGACAAACAAAGCTTATCTACACCCGATGATATCGGCAAAGCGATCGCATCTCCCCTACTATGCCTATGTGACGATGCTTTACACCCAGCTAACTTAGGGGCAGAAACCTTCGATGGGGAAGGTACGCCAACTCGCAAGGTTTCTTTAATCGAAAATGGTGTTTTAACTAGCTTCCTCCATAGTTCAGGAACCGCAAAACGCATGAATGCTAACCCCACAGGCAACGCCAACATTGGCGCAAAAGTTAGCGTTAGTCCTAACTTTTATCATGTTTACCGTGGTGCAGATGCTGAAAAGGAATTTAGCTTAGAAACCGCCGAAAACGTGATTTTCATAGATAACCTCCAAGCACTCCATGCCGGAGTTAAATCCCTTCAAGGTTCATTCTCCCTACCTTTTGATGGTTGGGTGGTGAATAAAGGTGTCAAAACCAGCATTGAGTCGGCAACTGTTGCGGGTGACTTCTTAGAAGTGATGAAATCAATTGTTTTTGTCGAGAAGGAACCCGAATTAACCCCCGGAGGAATTTGTCCCAGAATTTGGGTAGAAGGACTTTCTATCACCGGAGAATCGTAA
- the trpS gene encoding tryptophan--tRNA ligase: MGRQRILSGVQPTGNLHLGNYFGAIRNWVEIQSQYDNYYCVVDLHAITVPHNPATLAQDTYAIAALYLACGIDLQYSTIFVQSHVSAHSELAWLLNCITPLNWLEDMIQFKEKRIKQGESVGMGLLDYPVLMAADILLYQADKVPVGEDQKQHLELTRDIVDRFNHQFGKGKKVIKSPEPMIRKDGARVMSLTDGTRKMSKSDPSELSRINILDSADEITKKIKKCKTDPIAGLTFDDSERPECHNLLTIYMLLSGKTKDEVTAECGDMRWGDFKKLLTETAINSLQPIQEKYAEVIAEKGYLDEILREGRQKAAEIANQTLEDVKVAMGYSLPM; this comes from the coding sequence ATGGGTAGGCAACGTATTTTATCTGGAGTTCAACCGACTGGTAACTTGCACTTGGGTAACTATTTTGGGGCAATTCGCAACTGGGTAGAAATCCAAAGTCAATATGATAACTATTATTGTGTGGTGGATTTACATGCAATTACAGTTCCCCACAATCCTGCAACATTGGCTCAAGACACTTATGCGATCGCTGCTTTGTATTTAGCCTGTGGAATCGATCTCCAATATTCTACCATCTTTGTGCAGTCTCACGTTTCGGCACACAGTGAGCTAGCTTGGTTGCTTAACTGTATCACTCCTCTTAACTGGTTGGAAGACATGATCCAATTTAAGGAGAAAAGAATTAAACAAGGGGAAAGTGTCGGTATGGGTTTGCTGGATTATCCCGTACTTATGGCTGCTGATATTTTACTCTATCAAGCAGATAAGGTTCCTGTTGGAGAAGATCAAAAACAACACCTGGAATTGACAAGGGATATTGTCGATAGGTTCAATCATCAATTTGGTAAGGGTAAAAAAGTGATCAAGTCACCTGAACCGATGATTCGTAAAGATGGGGCAAGGGTGATGAGTTTAACAGATGGGACTAGGAAAATGTCGAAATCTGACCCTTCCGAACTTAGTCGCATCAATATTTTAGATTCTGCTGACGAAATTACCAAAAAAATCAAAAAATGTAAAACAGACCCCATCGCTGGGTTAACATTTGATGATTCAGAACGTCCAGAATGTCATAATTTGCTCACAATCTACATGTTGCTTTCAGGGAAAACAAAGGACGAAGTAACCGCAGAATGTGGAGATATGCGTTGGGGTGATTTTAAAAAGCTGTTGACGGAAACTGCCATTAATTCTTTGCAACCAATTCAGGAAAAGTATGCCGAAGTCATAGCAGAAAAAGGTTATTTGGATGAGATTTTAAGGGAAGGGAGGCAAAAAGCCGCTGAAATTGCCAATCAAACTTTAGAAGATGTGAAAGTTGCTATGGGTTATTCTTTACCAATGTAA
- the petE gene encoding plastocyanin, which produces MKVMAANLRRIGLAVLTMVLVFSSFVVFAPAASAESHTIKLGSDKGMLAFEPSKVIIKAGDTIKWVNNKVPPHNVVFDDTKNAAKSADFAKALSHKQLMMNPGQVTETTFPADAPAGEYTFYCEPHRGAGMVGKIVIEG; this is translated from the coding sequence ATGAAAGTCATGGCGGCAAATCTACGACGTATTGGTTTAGCTGTGTTGACAATGGTTTTGGTATTTAGCAGCTTTGTAGTTTTTGCCCCGGCTGCTTCTGCTGAAAGCCACACCATTAAGCTAGGTAGTGATAAAGGAATGTTGGCATTTGAACCTTCAAAAGTCATCATCAAAGCAGGTGACACAATTAAGTGGGTAAATAATAAGGTTCCTCCCCACAACGTTGTATTTGATGATACCAAGAATGCAGCCAAAAGTGCAGATTTTGCTAAAGCTTTATCACACAAACAGTTGATGATGAATCCAGGACAAGTTACTGAAACTACTTTTCCTGCTGATGCGCCTGCTGGTGAGTATACTTTTTACTGTGAGCCACACCGTGGAGCCGGAATGGTTGGTAAAATAGTTATTGAAGGCTAA
- the psbV gene encoding photosystem II cytochrome c-550, with protein MLKRLIGICVATVLLAFQLFISSANAVELDAATRTVKLNASGDTTVLNLKQVKEGKRLFQFACAQCHAGGVTKTNQNVGLEPEALALATPPRNNIDSLVDYMKNPTTYDGEEEISEFHPSTKSADIFTEMRNLTDEDLKAIAGHILMQPKIVGTKWGGGKIYY; from the coding sequence ATGTTAAAAAGATTGATTGGAATCTGCGTAGCGACTGTGCTGCTAGCTTTTCAACTTTTTATTAGTAGTGCGAATGCAGTAGAACTCGATGCAGCTACTCGCACTGTAAAATTGAATGCAAGTGGCGACACTACCGTGCTTAATCTCAAGCAAGTTAAGGAAGGTAAGCGTTTATTTCAGTTTGCCTGCGCTCAATGTCATGCTGGTGGTGTCACTAAAACCAACCAAAACGTTGGATTAGAACCAGAAGCTTTGGCATTAGCTACACCTCCTCGCAATAATATTGACAGTTTAGTTGATTACATGAAAAATCCCACCACTTATGATGGGGAAGAGGAGATTTCTGAGTTCCACCCCAGTACAAAAAGTGCGGATATTTTCACCGAAATGCGTAACCTCACTGATGAGGATCTAAAAGCGATCGCTGGTCATATTCTAATGCAACCTAAGATTGTAGGAACCAAGTGGGGCGGTGGTAAAATTTACTACTAA
- a CDS encoding TldD/PmbA family protein, producing the protein MLTNSLLLSSELPTLQYSSTSERFDETWEAPLATLLGLGRAAGADFIEFFLERVNYISSLAEEDAITSITPRLSTGAGVRVFRGKADCYVSTNDITFTGLKAALEKALSIMGLQLPAPNAFIPEINLELLRDYASKRGKDAWLPLCSSIRDMGEILLEGTATLEKTAKHIQSRRASYFRDWQEVLVAASDGTFARDIRLTQSVGFNLLCADGSNRSSIGDRAGNTSDPNFLRTWDYNQAAEKLSESAGKMLYADYVESGTYPVIMANHFGGVIFHEACGHLLETTQIERKTTPFADKKGEKIAHESLTAWDEGRTDNAFGTIDMDDEGMPAQRTLLIEKGILKNFLSDRTGSVRTGHPRTGSGRRQGFNFAAASRMRNTYIATGDYTTEQIFASVDKGIYCKKMGGGSVGATGQFNFSVDEAYLIENGKITKPLKGAILIGEAKEIMNKISMCSQDLELAPGFCGSVSGSIYTTVGQPHIKVDSITVGGR; encoded by the coding sequence ATGTTAACAAACAGCTTACTCCTTTCTTCAGAACTTCCCACCCTCCAATACTCATCCACCTCCGAACGGTTTGATGAGACATGGGAAGCGCCCCTAGCAACGCTTCTAGGACTAGGACGCGCCGCTGGTGCCGATTTTATCGAATTTTTCTTAGAACGTGTTAATTACATCAGTAGCCTTGCCGAAGAAGACGCAATTACCAGCATTACCCCCCGTCTTTCCACAGGTGCGGGTGTGCGAGTATTTCGTGGTAAAGCTGACTGCTACGTTAGCACCAACGATATTACCTTCACCGGGTTAAAAGCAGCCTTAGAAAAAGCCCTCTCCATCATGGGATTGCAGCTACCTGCACCCAACGCTTTCATCCCCGAAATTAACTTAGAACTACTACGGGACTACGCAAGCAAACGGGGTAAAGATGCCTGGTTGCCCCTTTGTAGTAGCATCCGTGACATGGGAGAAATCCTCCTCGAAGGAACTGCAACCTTAGAAAAAACCGCCAAACATATCCAATCTCGACGTGCTTCCTACTTCCGCGACTGGCAAGAAGTTTTAGTTGCAGCCAGCGACGGTACATTTGCCCGTGATATTCGCCTCACCCAATCAGTGGGTTTTAACCTACTTTGTGCCGACGGATCTAATCGTAGCTCAATAGGCGATCGCGCTGGCAATACAAGTGACCCAAACTTCCTTCGCACCTGGGATTACAACCAAGCAGCAGAAAAACTCAGCGAGTCAGCGGGAAAAATGCTGTATGCAGATTATGTAGAATCAGGAACCTATCCCGTGATTATGGCGAATCACTTTGGTGGCGTAATTTTCCACGAAGCTTGCGGACACCTCTTGGAAACCACCCAAATCGAACGTAAAACCACCCCCTTCGCCGACAAAAAAGGTGAAAAAATCGCCCATGAAAGCCTCACCGCATGGGATGAAGGACGCACCGACAACGCCTTTGGCACCATAGATATGGATGACGAAGGAATGCCCGCCCAACGGACATTACTTATTGAAAAAGGTATATTAAAAAACTTTCTCTCAGACCGTACAGGCTCAGTTCGTACCGGGCATCCCCGCACAGGTAGCGGTCGTCGCCAAGGATTCAACTTCGCCGCCGCCAGTAGAATGCGTAACACCTACATCGCCACAGGCGACTACACCACCGAACAAATATTTGCCTCAGTTGATAAAGGCATCTACTGTAAAAAAATGGGAGGAGGCAGCGTTGGAGCCACAGGACAATTTAACTTCAGCGTGGATGAAGCCTACCTCATCGAAAACGGCAAAATCACCAAACCCTTAAAAGGAGCCATCCTCATCGGTGAAGCCAAAGAAATCATGAACAAAATCTCCATGTGTTCCCAAGATCTCGAACTCGCACCGGGCTTCTGCGGCTCCGTCAGCGGTAGCATATACACCACCGTCGGACAACCCCATATCAAGGTTGATTCCATCACCGTCGGCGGGAGATAG
- a CDS encoding TrmH family RNA methyltransferase, producing the protein MITSLQNSLVKQVRKLHSAKERHKQELFLLEGTHLLEEALTTAYPLSVVCCTEQWQESHPQLWEQVCSYSPDDDYRVELVSDDVIKGMATTVQPDGVIAIAQRNNLNKTIPFAGLLLALATIQDPGNLGTMIRTATAAGVSGLYVSRDSVDLDNPKVLRASAGQWFKLPMAVSEDLLETVQLAKNAGMQIVGTLPTAKMTYWDVDWCQPTLILLGNEGAGLPADLAAMADLEVTIPVGGNVESLNVAIACALMLYEAKRQCRG; encoded by the coding sequence ATGATTACAAGTTTACAAAATTCGTTGGTTAAACAGGTTCGGAAGTTACATTCTGCGAAAGAGCGCCACAAACAGGAACTGTTTTTGTTAGAAGGGACGCATCTATTGGAAGAAGCGCTAACCACTGCTTACCCTTTAAGTGTCGTTTGTTGTACAGAACAATGGCAGGAATCTCATCCCCAACTTTGGGAACAGGTTTGTAGTTATTCTCCCGATGATGATTATCGAGTGGAATTGGTGAGCGATGATGTAATTAAGGGGATGGCAACGACAGTTCAACCTGATGGGGTGATTGCGATCGCACAACGAAACAACCTCAACAAAACGATTCCTTTTGCAGGTTTATTATTAGCCTTAGCAACAATTCAAGATCCTGGCAATCTGGGAACCATGATTCGGACAGCTACCGCAGCTGGAGTTTCCGGGTTGTATGTCAGCCGTGATAGTGTTGATTTGGATAACCCAAAAGTGTTAAGGGCTTCGGCTGGACAATGGTTTAAGTTACCAATGGCTGTGAGTGAAGATTTGCTAGAGACGGTGCAGCTAGCGAAAAATGCGGGGATGCAAATTGTGGGGACTTTGCCCACTGCGAAGATGACTTACTGGGATGTGGATTGGTGTCAACCAACTTTGATTCTGTTGGGAAATGAAGGTGCTGGTTTACCTGCTGATTTAGCAGCTATGGCTGATTTGGAAGTGACGATTCCTGTGGGTGGAAATGTGGAATCTTTGAATGTAGCGATCGCATGTGCTTTGATGTTGTATGAGGCAAAGCGGCAGTGTCGGGGTTGA
- a CDS encoding diguanylate cyclase, protein MNISILIYGSDRFFATLPDQIRNANALNDIEIVDNLNQAISRIQITPPDLIIIQASLEGSLDLCFSIREQAKLSSIYSILIEDRPQMLADRSQQNRNWDLEMTTAALGQGADAYIWWFSPEDEHQTQLTTVHNLLLTQLAVGLRKAQKYRDLMRTNDLLSAIALSDSLTELKNRRALEWELPQQIHKARTQGLPMSLLILDVDFFKKVNDTYGHLVGDRLLHLLCTRLRHNLRFQDTPFRYGGEEFVIILGDTSLEEAMLVARRLNNLISEQPFTINNELSIKVTISLGVACLESDDDAKGTSLLYRADKYLLQAKASGRDRVVGCDGHFTQTSHLRVVSS, encoded by the coding sequence ATGAATATATCCATTCTGATCTATGGAAGCGATCGCTTTTTTGCCACATTGCCGGATCAGATCCGTAATGCTAATGCTTTAAATGATATCGAAATAGTTGACAACCTGAATCAAGCTATTTCTCGAATTCAAATTACACCACCTGATTTGATCATCATCCAGGCTAGTCTAGAGGGGAGTCTAGATTTGTGCTTTTCCATTAGGGAACAAGCAAAATTATCTTCGATTTACTCGATCTTAATTGAAGATCGTCCCCAAATGCTTGCTGATAGAAGTCAGCAAAACCGGAATTGGGATTTGGAGATGACAACTGCGGCTCTAGGACAGGGAGCAGATGCCTACATTTGGTGGTTTTCACCAGAAGATGAACATCAAACACAACTCACCACCGTACATAATTTACTGCTAACTCAACTGGCAGTCGGTTTACGGAAAGCGCAGAAATATCGTGATCTGATGCGTACCAATGATTTGTTGTCAGCGATCGCATTATCTGATTCACTCACAGAATTAAAGAATCGTCGTGCTTTGGAGTGGGAATTGCCTCAACAAATCCACAAAGCTAGAACTCAAGGTTTACCCATGAGTTTATTAATTTTGGATGTGGATTTTTTCAAAAAGGTAAACGACACCTACGGACATTTAGTGGGCGATCGCTTGCTACACTTACTATGTACCCGCTTACGGCATAATTTACGTTTTCAAGACACACCATTCCGTTATGGTGGCGAGGAATTTGTGATTATTCTCGGCGATACTAGCCTTGAGGAAGCAATGTTAGTTGCTCGTCGTCTAAATAATCTAATTAGCGAACAACCTTTTACTATTAATAATGAACTAAGCATTAAAGTCACAATTAGTTTGGGAGTAGCTTGTTTGGAAAGCGACGATGATGCCAAAGGTACAAGTTTGCTATATCGTGCAGATAAGTACCTATTACAAGCAAAAGCATCAGGACGCGATCGCGTTGTTGGATGCGATGGGCATTTTACCCAAACTTCCCATTTACGTGTAGTTTCTTCCTAG
- a CDS encoding AAA family ATPase — protein sequence MLKRLFLKNWKSFRYAEMPLYPLTVLVGTNASGKSNLVEAFEFLRRTVDGYKVETALAGDKIIPPIRGGINWAALKPESEFTIKALVEGEGKQVDYLYSNTVETKPDALILEEKITCREYQRDLKTIIFERDFINSYIDFHDERENILKISTHYKNARWTLPNNDKSILTYFQNTYILDNVNEVNLVVDHLKKIYVFNPVPAKMRDYSKLSKTLESDAANIAGVIADLSARKQDEVEEILTDYARGLPSGNIIKVWAERVGRHSGDAMLYCEEEWVNGEIQEVDARSMSDGTLRFIAIMVALLTIPERSQLIIEDVDNGLHPSRTELLARMLREIGQKRQIDLLVTTHNSALLDAFGDEIVPYVIVAHRDASTGESRLTKLKDIEDLPKLMVSGALGQLATEGTIEKSLYQEKRDIKRANY from the coding sequence ATGCTCAAACGACTCTTCCTCAAGAACTGGAAAAGTTTTCGTTATGCCGAAATGCCGCTATACCCACTCACGGTTTTAGTAGGTACAAATGCTAGCGGAAAATCAAATCTAGTTGAAGCATTTGAATTCCTCCGACGCACGGTTGATGGGTATAAAGTAGAAACAGCATTAGCAGGAGACAAAATCATTCCCCCAATCCGTGGAGGAATTAATTGGGCAGCACTTAAACCTGAATCTGAGTTTACAATTAAAGCATTGGTAGAGGGTGAAGGAAAACAAGTTGACTATCTATATAGCAACACAGTTGAAACTAAACCTGATGCTTTAATTTTGGAAGAGAAAATTACCTGTAGAGAGTATCAAAGAGATCTAAAAACTATCATTTTTGAACGGGATTTTATCAATAGTTACATTGATTTCCACGACGAAAGAGAAAATATTCTGAAAATTTCTACCCATTACAAAAATGCCCGCTGGACACTTCCTAATAACGATAAATCAATTCTTACCTACTTTCAAAATACCTATATTCTCGATAATGTCAATGAAGTTAACTTAGTGGTTGATCACCTCAAAAAAATCTACGTATTTAATCCTGTTCCTGCGAAGATGCGAGATTACTCCAAACTTTCCAAAACCTTAGAAAGTGATGCTGCTAATATTGCTGGAGTCATCGCTGATTTATCTGCCAGAAAACAAGATGAAGTCGAAGAAATATTAACAGATTATGCCCGTGGTTTACCATCTGGAAATATCATCAAAGTTTGGGCAGAAAGAGTTGGCAGACATAGTGGTGATGCTATGTTATATTGCGAGGAAGAGTGGGTAAACGGTGAAATTCAAGAAGTCGATGCTCGGAGTATGTCAGATGGTACCCTACGATTTATTGCCATCATGGTAGCACTTCTAACAATTCCAGAACGGAGCCAATTAATCATCGAAGATGTTGATAATGGTTTGCATCCTTCCCGCACCGAACTATTAGCTAGAATGCTACGAGAAATTGGACAAAAACGCCAAATTGATCTTTTGGTTACTACTCATAATTCTGCACTTTTAGATGCATTTGGAGATGAAATAGTCCCATATGTAATTGTCGCCCATCGAGACGCATCCACAGGAGAAAGTAGATTAACAAAATTAAAAGATATAGAAGATTTACCCAAATTGATGGTGTCAGGTGCTCTCGGACAATTAGCCACAGAAGGAACAATTGAAAAGAGTTTATATCAAGAAAAAAGAGATATAAAAAGAGCAAATTATTAG
- a CDS encoding AI-2E family transporter — translation MQTQSQFPRWLSISLAFPLIILNGWVLLQVVQYFQPLINIFVAAILLAFVLDYPIHFFQSQGIKRNFAISGVLLLTIIIIAVLGISLVPLIIEQINELATYLPAWIDSGTEQLQALQTWAANQKLPSELSNLPTQLLDRVSSQLQSVTGKVLSFAVDTIGTLVNVVLTVVLTIYLVLSGEKLWDGIFLWFPPHISVQVRELLREDFHNYFIGQAIVGGILSITLILAFLALKVPLALLFGLTIGLFSLFPFGTGIGIVIVASLVGLQNIWLGLEVLAIAFSIDQVNSNLVAPRLIGGLTGLNSVWVVVSLLLGAKLGGLLGLIVAIPLASFIKSTADSWRIGRFQLESTENNIKLEENPDVLIQH, via the coding sequence ATGCAAACTCAAAGCCAATTTCCTCGATGGTTAAGTATTAGTCTTGCTTTTCCCCTGATTATTCTCAATGGTTGGGTACTTTTACAAGTGGTTCAATACTTTCAACCATTAATTAACATCTTTGTTGCAGCCATTCTCCTAGCATTTGTGCTAGATTATCCGATTCATTTTTTTCAAAGCCAAGGCATTAAGCGTAACTTTGCCATTAGTGGAGTATTACTCCTAACTATTATTATTATCGCCGTGTTAGGAATTAGCTTAGTACCATTAATTATTGAGCAAATTAATGAACTAGCAACTTATTTACCAGCTTGGATTGATTCAGGAACAGAGCAACTCCAAGCATTACAAACTTGGGCAGCAAATCAAAAGTTACCGTCTGAATTAAGTAATTTACCTACACAACTTTTAGATCGTGTTTCTAGTCAACTGCAATCAGTCACAGGAAAAGTTTTGAGTTTTGCAGTGGATACAATTGGCACCTTAGTAAATGTTGTCCTCACCGTAGTTTTAACTATTTACTTAGTTTTAAGTGGCGAAAAACTTTGGGATGGAATTTTTCTGTGGTTTCCGCCACATATTAGTGTCCAAGTGAGAGAATTATTGCGGGAAGATTTTCATAATTATTTTATTGGACAAGCAATCGTCGGGGGAATCCTTTCAATTACCTTAATTCTGGCTTTTTTAGCCTTGAAAGTTCCTTTAGCCTTACTATTTGGCTTAACCATTGGTTTATTTTCACTATTCCCTTTTGGTACAGGTATCGGCATAGTGATAGTGGCATCTTTAGTAGGGTTACAGAATATTTGGCTAGGTTTGGAAGTTTTAGCGATCGCATTTTCCATCGACCAGGTAAATTCTAACCTAGTTGCACCACGTTTAATTGGTGGTTTAACAGGTTTAAATTCCGTCTGGGTAGTTGTTTCCCTTCTTTTGGGGGCAAAATTAGGTGGATTACTTGGTTTAATTGTTGCCATACCCCTAGCAAGTTTCATCAAAAGTACAGCAGATAGCTGGAGAATTGGTAGATTTCAGTTAGAATCGACGGAAAATAACATCAAGCTTGAGGAAAACCCAGATGTCCTAATACAACATTAA